The DNA sequence TATAATCATTTGTGCGGTGAAAGTTGCAATTCCAGGGGGAATGGTAAAGAAAAGTGAAGTGGTGAGAGCTGTTATAGTGCGTACCGCTAAAGAAGTTCGTCGTGAAGACGGCAGCTATATTCGATTCGGTGATAACGCAGCTGTTGTTCTAGCAAAAGATAGTCAGGATCCTATTGCGACTCGTATTTTTGGTCCTATTGCTCGAGAAGTGCGTAAGGTTTCTACAAAAATTGTTTCCATGGCTCCAGAAGTTGTATAAAGGAAGTGCACTTTTATGATGCGTGTTAAAGAAAAAGATACCGTCGTTATTCTTGGCGGTAAAGACGATGGTAAAAAGGGTAAAGTAATTGAAATTTTACCTAAAAAAGATAAAGTAAAGGTTAAGGATCTTGGTGTTATAACCAAGCATGCTAAACCAAGAAAACAAGGTGACACTGGTGGCATTAAGCAGCAGGAAGCCTATTTTCATGTATCAAAGGTAATGCCTGTTTGCACAGCCTGCCATAAAGCAGTTCGAGTCAATGTCAAAACAATGGAAGATGGAACAAGAGTTCGCACTTGCAATAAATGCAAAGAAGCATTTTAGAATTTAAGGGTTTCAATGGCCACAGCTCGTTTAAAAGAGTCATATAATAAAAATATACGTCCTCAGCTTCAGAAAGACCTTGGACTTTCAAATATTATGGAAGTTCCAAAGGTTAATAAAATAGTTATTAACGTTGGGGCAAAAGAAGCAGTCTCCGATAGCAAAGTTCTAAAAGTAATTGGCGATTTGATTCAAGAAATATCGGGCCAAAAACCTGTTAGAACACTTGCACGAACATCAATCGCGGGTTTTAAGATTCGTGAAGGAATGCCGCTTGGTGTTATGGTGACGCTTCGTGGTGATGTAATGTATAGCTTTCTTGATCGTTTGATTAATTTGGCTTTACCAAAAGTTAAAGACTTTCAAGGAGTTACGCCGAAACTTGATGGCAGAGGTAACTATAACCTCGGCATTAAGGACGCGACGAGCATTTTTCCTGAAGTCGAAAGTGGCGTTGATACCAAAGCTGTTGGGCTCAATGTAACTATTCAGACAACAGCAACATCTGATGAGCACGGATACGCTTTACTAAAAGCGTTTGGTATGCCGTTCCGTCAAACAAATGCGAAATGAGGTAACACATGGCTCGTAAAGCGATGATTGAAAAATCAGAAAAAACACCAAAGTTTGCAACAAGACAGCGCAATCGCTGCAAATTGTGTGGCCGACCACGCGCGTTCATGAGAATTTTCAGCATGTGTCGTATGTGTTTTAGAAAATTGGCGTTGGATGGCGTGCTTCCAGGTGTCAAAAAGGCAAGTTGGTAAGGCATCATAAAGGAAATTAAATTATGTCTATAGATTCAATTGGTGATTTTTTGACGATTATTCGCAACGGAATTGCTCTAGGTAAGCCGTTTGTGGTTGCACCATCCTCGAATATTAAGATGAACGTTGCCCAAGTTTTGCAGAATGAAGGTTTCATCAGATCTTTTGAAATATTCGATCAAGATGCTGCTCAAAAAAAGATAAAAATTATTTTAAAGTATGTTGATGGCGAATCGGTTATTCATGAAATTACGAGAAGAAGCAGACCAGCGCGTCGCTATTACGTAAATTCAAGCAATATTAAACCGATTATCGGAAAATTTGGCATCTCAATCCTCACCACCAATAAAGGGATAATGACTGATAAACAAGCAAAAGCATTATCAGTAGGCGGGGAAGTTATCTGCTCTGTTTGGTAGGAAGGGAAACTATGTCTAAGATTGGAAGAAAACCGATATCACTCGAAGGCGTTTCTGTCGAAATTAAAGGAAACGTTGTCGATTACAAAGGTAAAAAATCATCAGGCTCACATAAGCTGCCAGAAGCATTGAAAGCGGAAATTGCCGACAAGTTTTTAACCATTACTTGCAAGCAGCTGACCCGCGAAAACAAAATGCTTTGGGGCATGCATCGTGCGATTTTGGCTAACGAAATTAAAGGCAGTGCCGAAGGTTTCAAGCAAGAAATTAATATTACAGGGTTGGGTTTTAAGGCGGCAGTCTCAGGGAAAAACATTGTTTTCTCCCTTGGGTATAGCCATAAAATAAATTTTGTTGTTCCTGAAGGTGTTAACGTAACAGCAGATAAAACAGGTCAGTTGGTTACTGTTGAAGGCCCAGATAAGGAGCTTGTTGGCTTAGTGAGCAGTCAGATTCGCGCATTGAGACCACCTGAGCCGTACAAGGGAACAGGTATTAAGTTGGCTGGTGAAGTTATTATTCGTAAAGCTGGCAAGACAAAAGCTGCATAATTGAACATAGGGAATTAACGTGTCGATCGTAAGAAAATTAGCGCTCAGAAAAGAAAAGCGTGCTCTTAGAGTTAGAAAATCGGTAAAGGGCAGTGGATTGCCACGCGCAACAGTATTTAGAAGCGCGAGCCATATTTATGGACAAATTATTGATGATGTCGCTGGTAAGACGCTCGTTAGCTGTTCATCGTTAGAACTAAAAACGCTCAAAGGCGATAAGTCAGAAGTGGCAAAGGCAGTAGGGTTAGAATTGGCCAAGCGTGCTGT is a window from the Candidatus Babeliales bacterium genome containing:
- the rplN gene encoding 50S ribosomal protein L14, which encodes MIQKQTYLVVADNSGAKWMQCIHVVGSTGKRFARVGDIIICAVKVAIPGGMVKKSEVVRAVIVRTAKEVRREDGSYIRFGDNAAVVLAKDSQDPIATRIFGPIAREVRKVSTKIVSMAPEVV
- the rplX gene encoding 50S ribosomal protein L24, which codes for MMRVKEKDTVVILGGKDDGKKGKVIEILPKKDKVKVKDLGVITKHAKPRKQGDTGGIKQQEAYFHVSKVMPVCTACHKAVRVNVKTMEDGTRVRTCNKCKEAF
- the rplE gene encoding 50S ribosomal protein L5 yields the protein MATARLKESYNKNIRPQLQKDLGLSNIMEVPKVNKIVINVGAKEAVSDSKVLKVIGDLIQEISGQKPVRTLARTSIAGFKIREGMPLGVMVTLRGDVMYSFLDRLINLALPKVKDFQGVTPKLDGRGNYNLGIKDATSIFPEVESGVDTKAVGLNVTIQTTATSDEHGYALLKAFGMPFRQTNAK
- a CDS encoding type Z 30S ribosomal protein S14: MARKAMIEKSEKTPKFATRQRNRCKLCGRPRAFMRIFSMCRMCFRKLALDGVLPGVKKASW
- the rpsH gene encoding 30S ribosomal protein S8: MSIDSIGDFLTIIRNGIALGKPFVVAPSSNIKMNVAQVLQNEGFIRSFEIFDQDAAQKKIKIILKYVDGESVIHEITRRSRPARRYYVNSSNIKPIIGKFGISILTTNKGIMTDKQAKALSVGGEVICSVW
- the rplF gene encoding 50S ribosomal protein L6, with the protein product MSKIGRKPISLEGVSVEIKGNVVDYKGKKSSGSHKLPEALKAEIADKFLTITCKQLTRENKMLWGMHRAILANEIKGSAEGFKQEINITGLGFKAAVSGKNIVFSLGYSHKINFVVPEGVNVTADKTGQLVTVEGPDKELVGLVSSQIRALRPPEPYKGTGIKLAGEVIIRKAGKTKAA
- the rplR gene encoding 50S ribosomal protein L18 — its product is MVRKLALRKEKRALRVRKSVKGSGLPRATVFRSASHIYGQIIDDVAGKTLVSCSSLELKTLKGDKSEVAKAVGLELAKRAVSKGVDRVAFDRGSFLYHGRVKALADGMREGGLSL